TCTGTCgtgtagtaaaataaaattgtattaatgtcCACTCCGCAGCCAATTCGTCGCAATGTGCCGTACCTCCTATTACCTGGCACGGGCTCCCCCCGCGCCCCTCAACGCACGCATATTACCTTTACCATATTTAAAAACCTGTTTTcgaaaccataataatattgttctGTGATCACTTTCGATTATTgataaatttatcaaaaagCATTTTTACTTAGTTCAAATTTTTTACCACTGTACATTTGCTGCagctgtttttttaatttgaataagaCTTAAAAAGTTGTTTACGGTAGGGATTACGCTGCAAGTGTTGCAACAGGTTGTTTTCCCCATGTTTGAAAAGGACTGTTTGTTGTAGATTAGGGAGGTTATATTAGGAGAAAGAATTTAAAGCATTCTGTCACTATGTGGCTTGTACATAGTTGAACATTCTGACGATgactttgttaaattatttttagacaGAGATCTTATTAACTAATGtaccatttaaattaatttcaatgggTATTATGATTTAAAAGGATAAAATTCGGAAAGAAAATTAAGGATTTCAAATATTAAACGTGGACCGCGCGccattttttttcaacaataaagaaaaaaaggtttttattcatCTTCAGCCATCTTTTCAATTAGcgttgattaatattaaattaaatagtgaCTCTTctgaatttaaaaatcaatattattaagttgtaataaaaatcttataattttagttttcttCTATCTTCTGATATAATAACCTACCTATACATaatgtttgtaaaaatatttaaatgcttTCGCGTACTGTCTGTTCGGTaagttctgtgtgcttagtgcgcgtTTTTTAaccttctcgatcgcgtaaaagttaactcaaatttgtatgcagttagaacagcgcttCTAGCGGCAAACGCCTCTCGTCTCTCGGCCCCGATAGCCGTTTAGCTTCCTTCAATTACGTTTTTGCAGGATAtaccgtcggagcgccatggtttgTGAGGTACGTTGTATCTTCACGACGTTTTACACCTCGAATCCATCGGAAACTTGAAGTCAGCATCAGAACGGTACTCCGATAAAGCGATGCATAACAATAACTGCCTCATAGTCGTCCTCGCTGGATACTCCCAGAAACCGGTTCACTCAGGAGTAGGAGCCAATTatcgtcgacgccctagacacaaCCTAGACTCACCCGATCTACTAAGACATTTGCTAGATGCCTGCAGCTCCAACATTAGGAGCAGGCATAGAGACCATACTCCTCAAGCCCGTCGAAGAGTTAGATGTGAAAAATAACCCATAATACCAGTTCGCTGAGATTCTCGAGGCATTTCTCTTCTCTTGAGGTGTTAGGTCACCTTCGGAGACGTTCGGCTAACTGTGAGCAAATTCCGCTCTTCCTGTCTGAGCCCGTGCTCACTCACTTGTCCAGGATAAACTAGAAAAGCCTTCGTGCCACCACTAATCCTTCCTTTCCAACCATCTCCACCATTAAGTGGACTACACttcattgttaataaaaacgcataaaaaaaatgaagactACTTTTACATATTAATGCTGcttgtgtttatttatattttattatatgcaatacattATGTCGACATTTGAGAGCTGCGCATAATATTACGAACACGAATATCTTAGTTCGGGACGGGGCGAAAAATGCAATCGAAATTTAGGAAATACATCATAAAAgtactaaattttaattacggttagcagcggcttggttctgcattgctgacgtctatgacgTAGCTACTCATCATCAAGTGGATCCTATGCTCGTATTCTTAGATGGACCATAAAAAAATagcgaaaattataaaaaatattaaaatgcatATTAAGTGTGTAACGCCTGACAGCTTTATAATTATTTCTTTTATGCTTCTTAGTTTTCGCTTCATTTCAGGGGTATGATACTTTTAGTAACGAATGAAAATGTTCTTTtgtcatcagtgtgcttagtgcgagttttttaacgttctcgataacgtaaaagttaagccaattttgtatgcagttggaacagcgcccctagcggcaaacgtacgcaaacgatcccattccatacaaatgtgaactaacttttacgttatcgagaacgttaaaaaactcgcactaagcacactggttgaAAATGATACCGTCGTCCACAGATATCAACACCATGAGCATGCAGTCTACTCTTCGAAATTATCTGCCTAACGCTAACTCTTAAATGCTTatgctcacttttttttttctattttgtggaaattatatttgaacaaaaaagaCCTAAAAATTGTGACAGCACGGTTTCAATGCTTATTACCTTACCTTACCATAAACTCTTACTCCATTTATgtgtttattaaaatgttacgACTAACAGACATTAGGTAGAAGCGATGCATTCAGTACGTTCATTTCTCAATCGTAAATTGTAATACAGAGGTCGATAGTAGAAGGCtgattcagtgtgcttagtgcgagttttttaacgttaacaaataacacacaaacacacaaataactatttattttcattacaagaGGAAGTAAACGGGCATTAACCTAGATACAGTTAAGTGGTCTTCGTATTACTACTATCATGACAACACCGAATATCTTTTGATCTTTGTAGGTCCCTATTACTCCTCAGCCCTTTTTAAGAAAGCATGTTTTCAAATAGGagctgttttttattatttattgcttagatgggtggacgagctcaaggcccacttcgtattaagtgattaccggagcccatagacatcaataacgcAAATGCAGCCACTTATCTTGAGACATGGGttcaaagtctcagttttacagtagaACGACTGTCCCACCTTCAAGTTAAAAGgtattactccttcacggccgaaatatacagggtgctggtaccttctcgtgcgagctcacagcacGTCTTActaccattaattacgcaaattatattttttgcgggtttgatttatattatatgatgttattctttcattgtCGAGATcattcgtgaacaattgttaagaacgtatttcattagaaaaaaatggtacttgcctgcggattcgaacaccggcattgTTGCATCGCtccatacgaatgcaccaggcgtCTTGCCCTTTAGTCCACGACAACTTTAACCGATTCAACACTTACACACAATACATCTAGACACTTCAtccagaattaggcagggtaaATCCAATCCCGCCAACTTGAccaatatacttagtctggccataaatactgttacaattaaaaataaaaaaataataatcgtaaataacatttattacttttacagtgtgttagtttaatacataaatataaaacaatttaaagtataaaaagtttattcgaagtggtctccattggctgcgaAACAGTCCtataaacgttgaggccagttatcaatagaagcacgcactatttccatgggaaaaattttcactgccaatcgtacggattgtttcggggactccaaattatcatggcgtttagagcaagccgtactctctaaaactgaccataaatcataatccagcggattaagatcgggactagacgacggccagtcttcagctctgatgcagttcgaaacgttcgtttccaagcAAGACTGTGTAGAccaagctttatgacctggcgccgagtcttgctggaaggaccattcttgattattgaacatggtgttgttaagaggcttcactaccttctcaagaatggtatcttgatacacttgtgccgatgtttttttttattgcttagatcgatggacgagctcacagcccacctggtgttaagtggttactggagcccatagacatctacaacgtaaatgcgccacccaccctgagatataagttctaaaatctcagtatagttttgatacctttttcacaaaagtatggctcagtcactccttcatagctaataccccaccaaaccatcactgaagtcggatagtgcccacgttgcactctgtcgactaattgggaagtttccttagagctttgagcataaatacggtcattttgtttgttaaaatgttgctcaattgtaaaaaatttctcatccgtaaacaaaatttttctatgacctccctttgcgtaccgcttcagtagttgtttcgattttaccaccctactCTCTttaaaattatcagttaagaaatgaccagtacgtctcttataggctgcaagtcctaagtcatcttttaaaatacgcgacatggttctaggtgctatcttcatctcccgaaataaaatcttttgctttcggacaggatttcttcgaattctttcccttactgctttgaccacctttttcgtacgaacactacgtggacagcCAGATCTTTTTATGTCATAAagagaggaggtctcattgcacctattaatagcccggtacacaaacattttactaataccaagcgtatggagagttttaaaaattgcatttggctccatagctactttgtgtaatggaatcacagcgattcggttctctttatcaccccactccattttaatatcgcaaaatattttgtacaatgtattggcgccaaaatgagaaaatcaatgagcaatcatataaaaatgacagattccaaattcaaatataatattttgtttatttttaattgtaacagtattttggccagactaagtataagtATTTGAAATCTCAATTGAAATGGTACAATTTTTGTCCTCTATGAATTAGAACACATAAGTTCTTCATGGTATAACGGAGGGTAGTATCTGAGCGGGCTCGCAATATGCCCTATGATCTTAAAATGGAAAGAAgtgtaactgttttttttttttcagttaaaaaaagttattatgaAAATTGTGGCACTAACTTTCACGGCTCACGTGGTCTAAGTACGCTCTCTGAGCTCGTAGATATCACAAAGGGAACAGACCTAGCCCTTTTAATAATGAGTTTGCTTTTCCTActggaagtttttattaatttccacCTTAAGTACTGTTCGCAAAACAAAATCAATCATCGTGTTATCAGATTTCATTTTGTTAGCTATTAGTAGATAATTTTTGAGATACAATTTATTATCATATCGAATTCACActacactaaaattaaaattaaaaaacacgtctttcgtttaataattattttaaacgtgATAATTAAAATGCACATtctatcatataaaaaaaaatatacgaacACGATTACGAATTGCGGTTCTTGAACGATATGCAGTTCTTGACGGATAacacaatcccgattctgcaggatagccgtcggagcaccatggttccagaggaacgtggacctccacgatgacctggagctcgaccccgtcagtaagtatctacagtcggcatcgctgcgccactttgagaaggcggcacgacatgagaaccctcttgtcgtggccgccggaaactacatacccgatcctgtagaccgtttggtaaaccgtcaacgtcgcccaaagcacgtcatcacggatcctcctgatccattaacggtgcttttaggcaatacaagcaccggtcaccgtcctcgccgaacccgtcgcttgcgacgaagggctcgacgagcgaattaacccacagacacagcccactgagtttctcgccggatcttctcagtgggtcgcgcttccgatccggtggtagattctccgaagcactgctcttgctagggcggtgttagcaattctccggtttgagccccgcgagctcacctacacaagctagggtacgctgaaatagcctctcaaggctatcagcataggtaggaaaaaaaaaaaagaaaaaaaaaagacggatattttgttcaaaaatagtagatgttttgttaaaatattgtGAGAATAAATGAGattgtaattttgaaatttgtgaGTGTCATAGGATGATAAATTAGTGATTCCGATGAAAAATTTGAGTCATTTTAAGAATTTTATCATTGTTATTGGTGTAGATAATGTGCTctaaaattatgtatatttttaaaccaAAAAGCGTGAGATACAACAGCGGTATATCATTGTATTGCATTTAATTATTCTATTGAAGTCAATTGGCTGTTTGAAGGGGCCAGTGTTAGTGCGTCTGCCGATACGAAATGGCCTGGTATTGGTAATgacgattttatttaaaaaaaaaaacaaaaaacatccgATACATTTTGCTATATTCTTTGTTTATCAtacgaaaaaatattagtaatagTGACACAAATTAGCCACACTATACGCGTGAATTAAGCAACAACCTACCTAAGCTTTTAAATTGAGGTAAGCGTATTTTTAGTGAGATTTTTAAAAATGAGGTATGTTCGTTTTGGAGTCTTTGTCAAATCACAGATATATCTCTACTTTCATACTTTCAATTTCGCTAATAGATAGATACGTGATTGAATAGTGATAGAAAATCAAAATATGAATATTGCTTATTACGGAAGCGCGGTGATAAAATAACAGTGACAACTCAAGTAGTTATAGTTACTTTGAATCGCCGAATCAAAATGTTAATAGATggttcatatattattatgtgttgtGCATCTACTAGTTCGTTCATAAATTCAcagaatatacgtaaatgtcagACGATAGCACTGTTACAATGATTCAGATTTAGTAACATGTCCAACGAGTTTAAATTCAAGTTATCGAGATTACTAGAGTTatgtaacatacataatatattatattcctGCTAAAATTATAACAGAAATTATAATGATGTTAGCGAGACCGCTTGTAAAATAAActggttcgagaactgtttctcagagagctagcagagtcatctaattgataatatttgtttatgtatgttattatatgtatatatttatgatatgtatatgtatttatttaagtaccagtatttgtatctatgttaccggaaatgtatgaaatcaaggaattgtatacaaatcctaggaaatgtgtacaattccgatactatttaggaaatgtataaaatattgtttgaaaaactatttaatgcatagatatcctaggaaattataaatttcctcggaattgtatataattccaatatcgtattaggaaatgtataaagtaaatgttttctgtaataaaacacgttgttaataatatttttttattataacacttattgagacaatcgggtaacagtcatactgtaaaataataataatatattcatattatcttactaattaaaacttctaaaatcaactatctattaacttttaacgtatcacaaaatcaacttatatttattcttataaaatcaaattttcatttggcaagtaatcagtctgataattaagtaattataaatgtcaaagtataaaagtaaatctttatattataatactttgtcagtccatatagctatttatttttgcagggtaagctcgaatggcatttggaagtacataatactttatttttaagacACAGACATCTTGATGTAGCACAGTTTTTCTTGCAAAGGCACTTCTTAAATCCCTGGCCGGTTCCAGTGGATTGCAAATTGGCAACTGACCGTAGTGCAAGACTCGTCCCGCTGTCCCCGCGTACCCACCAATATCTCAAATGTTTTACGTTTCCGAttgctatttaggaaatgtataaatttcctaggaaatgtgtaatgtgtaagtataatataatttatttcacacatttccgtgcaattttaggaattacatacatttcctaggaattgtatacaatgacggattacatacatttccgttAACATCTATAAATATTACGTATGTTatgtatacacatatgtttaagtaatatcaccttcacactacacctaccaaggttcatctctgcactcccctaagttagactgttagagaatgcctatggcattaagtccgcctttatactttctagtatatgaagttataaataaataaataaataaaaaaaatgttacagatTACGATATCACATTATGTCTTAAACGTAATCGTGCAATCGTACGATGGTTTGAGAAATCCCGTATCAAATCTAAGTGATAACGTTCTGATTTCTTTTCGATTCACCGACCCTCACATTCAACGTGATTTTTGATAATGTCTTTGAACAATGTAGACTTGAATTCTAAGAACTAGTGGTGTGCTTCTTGTGGCTGGTCAGAGGTCTGTATCAGAATATTATGATGACCTTTACTGAAGTTAGGACGTAGTTCACGTAGTGTAAATCAACAtggctttgaagggtggaacggGTAATAGAATTGCCTGAAGATGCCTAGTGGTGTTCGAGTTAAGATATCTACGAGTTTTGGTAACCACAAAATAACAGGTGGGCCTTAAATTGATCTAATCTTCGCGTGCAATCAAAACGTATTATAAAATTGGGAGAGATTTTGATAGGATATGCCGCTAGTCCTGAAGTATTAGACAGTCGTCCTAGTAGTACAGTTAATAATTCATCCTCAAGTCTTAACGTGGATGTGGCCATAGCATATGGAGTCTAAATATAGGCTCCAGGACCGGGCGGTTTTTtgtccctacctatgctgatagccttgagaggctatatcagcgttgctCTGTAgctgagctctcggggctcaaatcgtagcaaccctagcaagaacagccAGTTAGaaataatctaccaccggatcagaaacgcgactcactgagaagatccggcgagaaactcagctgtatcaggaggatccgtaatgacgtgtttagggcgacgtcgactgtttaccattcggtccacagaatCGGGTATGATACAGGGCGTGATTTCGGCTTCACAACAGCTAAGTAATAATAGTACACGGATTTCGAGTACTTAGAAATAAGTTCTTTTAATCGCTCTGTTCAGGGCCCACAGTATCGAACTTGTGCGATAACAGCGTTGTTGTCAATCGTGTGTATTgataaagattatttttatatattaggtattaCGTATAGTAAGTAGGATAGTAATCAATGCGGTTAAATTGAAACACAATCGACAGCCACCTAGTACATTGCTCGCGTCGTCAAACTAATCTTTAAGCATTTGTACGTTATTAGTcatattcttcttcttattcGATTCATTCTTGACAGACTAGAGAGGTATAACCGTGTcgtattattgtaattaaaaatagcaataaatGTAACTGTTATGAAGGTTGATGATACAAAATGAAAGCAAAATCGAATGTTGACCATAGTTTTGCACATGAATTTTGTGAATAGGTATTAATTACTACACCACTGTTGTGACATCAGACATCTGCTTGGTTATACTCCTGGTATTTTTCTGAGCAATGTCGACGACCACTTACCATAAAGCGCGAagcgtaattaaaaaatatatttaagaacTAAAATAACAAGCTATTATAGCAAACCAaactcaattaaatttactatgaATCCTATCGATTCTGGTCACCAAAGTGATGAAAAATTATATCGTCATCGATTCATGATAtgcttgaaaatttaaaagttaacAGAATTGGTCAAAAATTAATAATGTGAAAAATTACAGATCAGGCTAATAAAAACATGATAATTAGATAATGACAATTAGAAGAAGACATGATAATTACTCAGTACTTTTTTCCCCTTTGTAGACAGATGAGcataccacctgatggtgagtggttaccatcgcccatggacttcagcaatgctacgagcaaagtcaagccgctgcctaatgcctgattttgtttatttttaagagcACACtttaatacttctataatttaTACTGGTTTTTTGGAAATTCAGAGAGAAATCATGGCGTCAAAACTACTGGCTTGGTCGCGCCAATCACTACAACGTCGTCCGGTTCTAACCAACACCGTAGTCTACGCAACGTTTTATACTGCCGCTGAATTGTCGCAGCAAACCTTCAATAGAATTTACTCGGTGAGATCTGATTTATAATTAGCGAACATTTCGTAGAAGTGAATGAATGTTAACGGATCTGTGGAGTTATTatagtagtaataatataagCTGAGAAACGCGTATTTTAGAGGACGCGTCGAAGTACTTATCTCCTGTGGTTGAAACTTACGAGTAAGAAGTGGTTTGAACACGTGATGAGTTGAGAGGAAATTGATGTTACTAGGGGAGTAAGCGTGCAAGGCGATCGtggtagaaataaataaaaaataggaatggatcgtaaaaataataatataaatattcaaGTGAATGTGAATGTGACTATAACTAGAGTTGAATAGAAATTGCATTGACCTTTGATAGAAAGGGAAGGTAacgaatattaataattttggtaAGGATCTACCGTAGCGTCTTAGCAGCGCTGCTGTAGATTTCAGGTGTGAAAGGATCTAAAATATATTACCTACAACTTATTTATCAtcacaacataataatatgtaacatgtcatagtgtgttataagagattgctgtacatgcctgtaactggcttacatcatcatcatcagcctttatctgcccactgctggacataggccttccccaatgccttccacataatgcggtcctccgccttccgcatccaacgacttcccgccgtgcgcactaagtcgtcagtccacctggttggaggacgccccacgctccttgtacccatccatatatatatatatatatatacataccagtacttaattttatatatgttaattttaagcttgaatgttttgtgtgtattgctgttggtgtgtctaaataaataaataaataaatatgtatttcttaaatattatgttcggAGTTCCGCGAAAATCCATTGACGCAAACTCAGAGTGCTTGTCTTTATTCAGTACATACTTTTACCCACGGGCTCCACTCGCGttaatttagataaataaatatatagggAATAGTACTTTATTCAAGATAAATTtggatttataatattagatcGATCAAATAAATGTGGATGTTATACTCGTATATTGTTgttattaatttctttaatcAAATAATCTTACGTGAGTTTGAAcaatgaattaataaattttcatttttttaactcTTCAAAAAGAATCAagaaattcataaaatattatgattataatttacaaatatatatacagtgattgaaaaagtttttatctcaaattagttaattttgctgttaaaattgaaatttacaaaagcttaaatttaaaatattcaaaaagagatggcagcggtgggattcgaacccacgccTCCGAAGAGACTGGTGCCTTAAACCAGCGCCTTAGACCGCTCGGCCACGCTACCGATGACTATtggtttgaattttttatatGCTATATACATTACAATGTGCTAACATTACGTAACACAAACAATTTGTTTAACTTATGTAACATTATTAgccaattttaataataatctttagTATAATAAAACTACTATCAGCGGTCTCCAAGCAGTTCATAACATCAACAACCGACAGTCGTCCAATGCACGGCTTCAAAGCGTTTATGGCTTCCAATTCATAAAATGCTTCCACAATAACACAATCACGATGATCAATATGCGTTATGTTCGGTTTTTGCGATTTAGTGTCTTTGTGAAAGAAgcttttaaataattaagataGATTTGCTCTTGTCTCGTATGTATTGGCGGCACTGATGATAACACAGGAGAAATTTCTAGTTTGGTGCCGTTGGCGAAAATCGTTAAAATATGTACCAGTTTGTAAGATAGAAAAGAAGGAATCCGGCAAAAATCTGAATAGCACAAACGATGATTAGAAGATCCGCGTGCTTATACACGAATTAAGTAAAATGACATTCGGACTGTCAGTTCACAAAGAAATATCGCCCGCTCAACGAAACGACATCCCATGGTTGTTTTTCTATGAACTTTGTGACTTGTGTTATCTAAacttttttgtaaattgtttaaaaaaaaagcatactcTTTAATACCATTCTCTCGTCTTTTTGTTAAccgatttctttctttttttctgaTTAGCTATTGAGGAgctttaatgataataattgaggttttttttcaaaatggcaAAGTCAAAACATAAAAGAGAATGTAATACATAAGCAGCAGATGTATGATTTGTAGTGATGAGTAATTAAGATCGAAATTCGGTCAATAGTCGACTACTATTTAATATAAGTGGCCTAAAACTGTAATAAACGTCATTGTTATTTTACAGCCGGAAAAGCCAGATTTAGATGTCGCGGCTGCCGCCCGAATCGTCTCAGTTGGTAGTACTGTTTACGCACCCACATTGTACTTTTGGTACGTATTTGAAATTTCAATACTGGCTTTTCGATAGTTCTTCTCTTTCTGATTGCTTACCCAGGACTCTGCAAGTCGGAACACatcactgcttcgcggtagaaacagGCAAAGTGCTAGTATCTAACCGTCTGTCTAGTAGCCACAAGAACGCAAATTGTAATTccttgcgggtttgattttcattttacCTAGTTGTTTCATCATAGAAGTCATTTAGAAAAAttaactgtttttatttattaaccgtTTTCCCGACGATTAATCAGAGTTTTTATACGAGAATCCGGCCTGAAGGTACTCGCTTTGAGAATACTATTACAACGAACGGATTAGGTACATAATTGGTTATCTAATTATAGGAATGATGACAAAAAAGAGCATAACAGTTGAATAGGTTTGAGTGGTTGAAACAAATAGAAATGAAATAGTGAATAGAAAGGTTGAATCTATCCTCTATTTTAGGGAGGCAAACAATTGCCCGATCCTTCAGCTACTCggatcttttgttttattactatacGTGTACGGTGTACTACACTTCCAAATAATCCTTTGTAATGATATCTGTGTGTAGGTACTGCTTCTCCCAATTTAAGAGTTAgtctatcatattattattattttcaggtacaaatttttggacaagaagtttgccggcaacgcgatcaaagcCGTAGCGACAAAAGTGGCTTCCGATCAGTTCATTATGACGCCTATATTATTGGCCACGTTTTATACttgtaagtttaaaaaaaatgcgtattcaaataataaataccaAGCGGCCATATTCTCGTCTACCCAACTATACGAATAGAGACACTATTATGAAGTACCTACATAGGTAATACAAGTAACGTCAGTAAATTAAATTGTCTTATTTACTTTTTAGTGTTGGGGATTTTAGAACGTAGAGAAGATGTTTTCGAAGAGCTAAAGCAGAAATACTGGAAGACGTTTATAGCCAATCAAGCATTTTGGATTCCAGCGCAAACGATTAACTTTTACTTCATGCCTTCACATTTGAGAGTTGTTTACGTAGCCTCAACATCTTTCGTGTGGATCAATATCCTTTGCTTTATTAAGAgacaaaaaaacatgaaaaaactTGAAGAGATGCCATTATAATTCGAAAGCGAAGATCGATACACATGGCTTATATCTAGATATATTCataatacttaatttaaataaaattaaaatcttcacTCAAATTATGAGTATAAAATCGTTTTCTAAAAATCTTTCTAAATTCTAAAATCTTTTCTTCGTAATTTCCGTACTTAGCAGGCGTCAGCCAGGCTTAGGGAAATAGTTGAATATAAGATAAATTGCTCGCATTGTGAATATGCAAGCAGTTATACTATTAATGATCTCCAAGGCACTTTCGCTAACGGATATCGTTTAACCTTCACTAAAACTACACCAAATTAAAC
The sequence above is drawn from the Bombyx mori chromosome 11, ASM3026992v2 genome and encodes:
- the LOC101737744 gene encoding mpv17-like protein: MASKLLAWSRQSLQRRPVLTNTVVYATFYTAAELSQQTFNRIYSPEKPDLDVAAAARIVSVGSTVYAPTLYFWYKFLDKKFAGNAIKAVATKVASDQFIMTPILLATFYTLLGILERREDVFEELKQKYWKTFIANQAFWIPAQTINFYFMPSHLRVVYVASTSFVWINILCFIKRQKNMKKLEEMPL